One window of the Carassius auratus strain Wakin chromosome 20, ASM336829v1, whole genome shotgun sequence genome contains the following:
- the nmbr gene encoding neuromedin-B receptor, with product MNHTFSEDTSVYENFTDDWTSDGGETVHFIIRCVIPSVYILIITVGLLGNITLVKIFITTSAMRSVPNIFISSLAVGDILLLVTCVPVDAFRYFYEEWIFGTVACKMIPVIQLTSVGVSVFTLTALSADRHKAIVNPMDIQTSSAVFWTCLKAITIWVVSVLLAIPEAVFSQVVHMPDKNMTFTACVPYPLSNEMHPKIHSIMIFLVYFLIPLSIISVYYYHIAKTLIKSAHDMPGEISEHSKRQTETRKRLAKIVLVFVGLFALCWFPNHVLYMYRSFNYRQIDSSLSHLIITLVARVLSFSSSCVNPFALYLLSESFRRHFNNQLLCRQHKYQERNTSYLQSTSAIRMTSIRKSTPAVTNGHGQKTGVCI from the exons atgaatcaCACTTTCTCTGAGGATACCTCAGTCTATGAGAACTTCACAGATGACTGGACATCAGATGGAGGGGAAACGGTGCATTTCATCATTCGATGCGTTATCCCGTCGGTCTACATACTTATCATAACGGTTGGTTTACTGGGCAACATTACTCTTGTGAAAATATTCATCACTACCAGCGCGATGCGAAGTGTACCAAACATTTTCATCTCCAGCCTGGCCGTTGGAGATATTTTGCTTTTGGTCACTTGTGTACCAGTGGACGCGTTCAGGTATTTCTATGAGGAGTGGATTTTTGGAACGGTGGCTTGTAAGATGATCCCGGTGATCCAGCTCACTTCGGTCGGAGTCTCCGTGTTCACTCTCACGGCACTGAGCGCAGACAG ACACAAAGCTATTGTGAATCCCATGGACATCCAGACCTCCAGCGCTGTGTTCTGGACCTGCTTGAAGGCCATCACTATATGGGTTGTCTCAGTGCTGCTGGCTATCCCTGAGGCGGTCTTCTCGCAGGTGGTTCACATGCCAGACAAGAACATGACGTTCACCGCCTGTGTGCCGTATCCACTCTCCAACGAGATGCATCCCAAGATTCACTCCATTATGATATTCCTCGTCTACTTCCTGATCCCTCTGAGCATTATCTCGGTTTATTACTACCATATCGCGAAGACGCTTATCAAGAGTGCTCACGATATGCCAGGCGAGATTAGTGAGCACTCCAAAAGACAG ACGGAAACAAGGAAGCGTCTGGCCAAGATCGTTCTGGTGTTCGTGGGCCTCTTTGCGCTGTGCTGGTTCCCCAACCATGTTCTCTACATGTACCGCTCATTCAACTATCGGCAGATCGACTCGTCGCTGTCACACCTCATCATCACGCTTGTGGCGCGCGTGTTGAGTTTCTCCAGCTCCTGCGTGAACCCGTTTGCCCTCTACCTGCTGAGCGAGAGCTTCCGAAGGCACTTCAACAACCAGCTGCTGTGCAGACAGCACAAATACCAAGAGCGCAACACCAGCTACCTTCAGAGCACCTCTGCTATCCGCATGACCTCCATCAGGAAGAGTACGCCTGCTGTCACCAACGGACATGGCCAAAAAACAGGAGTCTGCATTTAG
- the gje1a gene encoding gap junction epsilon-1 protein isoform X2 codes for MNSSPPGLRLLRPPTVIGQFHTLFFGSVRTFFLGVLGFTVYGNEALHFSCDPDKREINLYCYNQFRPITPQVFWALQLVTVLVPGAVFHLYAACKNIDQEEILERLVSTVFYIISVLLRIILEALAFWLQSHLFGFLVDPIYMCDVSALAKIFNISKCMVPGHFEKTIFLSAMYTFTIITILLCIAEIFEILFRRLGYLNQPVT; via the exons ATGAACAGCTCTCCGCCTGGATTACGGTTG CTCAGGCCTCCGACAGTGATAGGCCAGTTTCACACACTGTTTTTTGGGTCAGTGCGTACATTTTTCCTTGGAGTCCTTGGATTCACCGTCTATGGCAATGAGGCCCTCCACTTCAGCTGTGATCCAGACAAAAGGGAAATAAACCTTTACTGTTACAACCAGTTCAGGCCTATAACACCTCAG GTATTCTGGGCGTTGCAGCTAGTCACTGTCTTGGTACCTGGAGCTGTGTTTCATCTTTATGCTGCCTGTAAAAATATAGACCAGGAAGAGATCCTTGAGCGGCTAGTGTCCACAGTTTTCTACATCATCTCTGTCCTGTTGAGAATAATTCTGGAAGCCTTAGCATTTTGGCTTCAGAGCCACCTTTTTGGGTTCCTGGTTGATCCTATTTATATGTGCGATGTCAGTGCCCTTGCAAAGATCTTCAACATCTCGAAGTGTATGGTCCCTGGACACTTTGAGAAGACTATCTTCCTCAGTGCGATGTACACcttcaccatcatcaccatcctcCTCTGTATCGCTGAGATTTTTGAGATTCTGTTCCGAAGACTGGGTTATTTAAACCAGCCAGTGACTTGA
- the gje1a gene encoding gap junction epsilon-1 protein isoform X1, translating into MSLNYIKNFYEGCLRPPTVIGQFHTLFFGSVRTFFLGVLGFTVYGNEALHFSCDPDKREINLYCYNQFRPITPQVFWALQLVTVLVPGAVFHLYAACKNIDQEEILERLVSTVFYIISVLLRIILEALAFWLQSHLFGFLVDPIYMCDVSALAKIFNISKCMVPGHFEKTIFLSAMYTFTIITILLCIAEIFEILFRRLGYLNQPVT; encoded by the exons atgtcattaaactACATCAAAAACTTTTATGAAGGATGT CTCAGGCCTCCGACAGTGATAGGCCAGTTTCACACACTGTTTTTTGGGTCAGTGCGTACATTTTTCCTTGGAGTCCTTGGATTCACCGTCTATGGCAATGAGGCCCTCCACTTCAGCTGTGATCCAGACAAAAGGGAAATAAACCTTTACTGTTACAACCAGTTCAGGCCTATAACACCTCAG GTATTCTGGGCGTTGCAGCTAGTCACTGTCTTGGTACCTGGAGCTGTGTTTCATCTTTATGCTGCCTGTAAAAATATAGACCAGGAAGAGATCCTTGAGCGGCTAGTGTCCACAGTTTTCTACATCATCTCTGTCCTGTTGAGAATAATTCTGGAAGCCTTAGCATTTTGGCTTCAGAGCCACCTTTTTGGGTTCCTGGTTGATCCTATTTATATGTGCGATGTCAGTGCCCTTGCAAAGATCTTCAACATCTCGAAGTGTATGGTCCCTGGACACTTTGAGAAGACTATCTTCCTCAGTGCGATGTACACcttcaccatcatcaccatcctcCTCTGTATCGCTGAGATTTTTGAGATTCTGTTCCGAAGACTGGGTTATTTAAACCAGCCAGTGACTTGA